The following are from one region of the Candidatus Woesearchaeota archaeon genome:
- the rnhB gene encoding ribonuclease HII, giving the protein MVLVCGIEEAGRGPVIGPLVMVGVLVDDRDEAKLRQIGVKDSKLLTAAQRDKLSVQIRAIVKDLRVLVIPPEEVDAAVLSSSINLNWLEALKSAKMINELKPEKIILDCPSPNCRAYKEYVQNNLDAPLRKIPLIAEHKADVNYPIVSAASILAKVIRDDEVEKLKAKIGIDFGSGYMADPLTQHFIRDYVTQHGSIMRKSWASYTREISKKKQKLLADF; this is encoded by the coding sequence ATGGTTCTTGTTTGCGGCATTGAAGAAGCAGGCCGCGGCCCGGTGATCGGCCCGCTGGTCATGGTGGGCGTGCTGGTCGATGACCGTGACGAAGCGAAACTGAGACAGATAGGCGTTAAGGATTCGAAACTGCTTACTGCGGCACAGCGTGACAAACTGAGTGTGCAGATTCGGGCCATTGTCAAGGATTTGCGCGTGCTGGTTATTCCACCGGAAGAAGTTGACGCAGCGGTTTTGTCTTCATCCATCAACCTCAACTGGCTTGAAGCTCTCAAATCAGCAAAAATGATTAACGAGCTGAAGCCAGAAAAAATCATTCTTGATTGCCCCAGCCCAAATTGCCGTGCCTACAAAGAGTATGTGCAGAATAATCTTGATGCGCCGCTGCGGAAAATCCCACTCATTGCCGAGCATAAGGCGGATGTAAATTATCCTATTGTCTCCGCTGCGTCAATCCTTGCCAAGGTTATCCGCGACGATGAAGTTGAAAAACTCAAGGCGAAAATTGGCATTGATTTTGGCAGCGGCTACATGGCCGATCCGCTCACTCAGCATTTCATCAGGGACTATGTCACGCAGCACGGCAGCATCATGCGAAAGAGCTGGGCATCATATACTCGTGAAATAAGCAAGAAAAAGCAGAAACTGCTGGCAGATTTCTAA
- a CDS encoding PIN domain-containing protein has protein sequence MAEQHFYFDTSIWMDIYDERGHNGEVARKLMEKIVMDDDIVLYSDAIVAELKKLGFSEYEINQMFSIAKPDHIRRVQSTKNQIEEAQRVAQQRDVPRRDALHAILARDHEAQLISRDWDFEKLRDITKAKKPEDLI, from the coding sequence ATGGCAGAGCAGCATTTTTATTTTGATACCTCAATCTGGATGGACATATATGACGAACGAGGGCATAATGGAGAAGTTGCGAGAAAGTTGATGGAAAAAATTGTGATGGACGATGATATTGTTCTATATTCAGATGCTATTGTTGCCGAATTGAAAAAGCTTGGCTTCTCAGAATATGAGATTAATCAGATGTTTAGTATCGCAAAGCCAGACCACATCAGGAGAGTTCAGTCAACAAAAAATCAAATTGAAGAGGCACAACGAGTTGCACAACAGAGAGATGTTCCGCGCCGTGATGCGCTTCACGCAATTCTTGCACGCGACCATGAGGCACAGCTGATCTCTCGTGACTGGGATTTTGAGAAATTGAGAGACATTACGAAAGCGAAAAAACCGGAGGATTTAATTTGA
- a CDS encoding ribbon-helix-helix domain-containing protein, giving the protein METVSLRFEESFIHDIEKVMKENRYATKTEFIREAVRDKIKDIEKRAALLRLERAYGAGKHKGRKITDADIHRAGEETFKELAKNLGLSSN; this is encoded by the coding sequence ATGGAAACCGTTTCACTCCGCTTCGAAGAGAGCTTCATCCACGACATAGAAAAAGTCATGAAAGAAAATCGGTATGCGACAAAAACAGAATTCATTCGCGAAGCTGTTCGAGACAAAATCAAGGACATCGAAAAGCGGGCAGCGCTCCTTCGGCTTGAACGGGCATACGGTGCCGGTAAACACAAAGGAAGAAAAATTACGGATGCGGATATACACCGCGCGGGAGAAGAAACATTCAAAGAACTTGCAAAAAATCTTGGTCTTTCGTCAAATTAA